The proteins below come from a single Streptomyces spongiicola genomic window:
- a CDS encoding SAM-dependent methyltransferase: protein MPHGSPRTSISQGEEPVPVTTYKVESIATVVGGHTRVQDDYQGGVQSVIRLHEAYPLETLQGIDEFSHLTVTWRFHLAQPEDVQLHARSPRGNAQWPAIGTFVHRNHRRPNQLAVSYPRLLSVDGRDLLVTDLDAVDGTPVIDLAPYFQEMGPRGSVRQPAWPGEMLVDYWRDAAERPEAGLP from the coding sequence ATGCCCCACGGTAGCCCGCGGACCAGCATCTCCCAGGGAGAGGAACCAGTACCGGTGACGACATACAAGGTCGAATCGATCGCAACGGTCGTCGGCGGCCACACCCGCGTGCAAGACGACTACCAGGGCGGAGTCCAGTCGGTGATCCGCCTCCACGAGGCATACCCCCTGGAAACGCTGCAAGGTATCGACGAGTTCTCTCACCTGACGGTGACGTGGCGCTTCCACCTGGCACAGCCCGAGGACGTCCAGCTCCACGCCCGCAGCCCCAGGGGCAACGCGCAGTGGCCGGCGATCGGTACGTTCGTCCACCGAAATCACCGGCGCCCCAACCAGTTGGCTGTCAGCTACCCGAGGCTGCTGAGCGTGGACGGCCGCGACCTTCTGGTGACCGACCTCGACGCAGTCGACGGGACACCGGTGATTGACCTGGCCCCCTACTTCCAGGAAATGGGGCCCCGAGGCTCCGTCCGCCAGCCCGCCTGGCCTGGCGAGATGCTCGTCGACTACTGGCGCGACGCAGCGGAGCGCCCGGAGGCAGGCTTGCCGTAA
- a CDS encoding ATP-binding protein produces MGLARLHTADVLACWGVPSDIVKVVQLVVSELTTNAVQHPKEGKEQVSLFSPQSTVQTFELLLEMAHEAVRISVWDRDERPPLLKEVGVEATGGRGIFLVATMSRNWGYYPARDLPGKVVWAEVGLVPTSHLHQEERAEQYPARPSPTGRKVPRAERVDPHLLGRVLVGIRSL; encoded by the coding sequence GTGGGCTTGGCACGGCTGCACACCGCCGACGTCCTCGCCTGCTGGGGCGTGCCTTCCGACATCGTGAAGGTGGTGCAGCTCGTCGTTTCGGAGCTGACCACCAACGCTGTACAGCACCCCAAGGAGGGCAAGGAGCAAGTCTCGCTGTTCTCACCGCAGAGCACGGTGCAGACCTTCGAGTTGCTGCTGGAGATGGCCCATGAAGCGGTCAGGATTTCGGTGTGGGACCGCGACGAGAGGCCGCCCCTGCTGAAAGAGGTCGGGGTCGAGGCGACAGGCGGCCGAGGGATCTTTCTGGTCGCGACGATGAGCAGAAACTGGGGCTACTACCCCGCTCGGGACCTTCCCGGAAAGGTCGTGTGGGCCGAGGTCGGTCTCGTCCCCACGAGCCATCTCCACCAGGAGGAACGAGCAGAGCAGTACCCGGCCCGGCCCTCTCCGACCGGGCGCAAGGTTCCCCGGGCCGAACGAGTAGACCCGCACTTGCTCGGCCGCGTGCTCGTCGGTATCAGGAGCCTTTGA